The Acidobacteriota bacterium genome has a window encoding:
- a CDS encoding carboxypeptidase regulatory-like domain-containing protein, with product MCIYDDDGGVGDDFIQRMNFPDLSVTLPNDMGKGGCSSYVYSGWETPSSWQDPGYMIVKSELRLGARAALKKICEGPEPEPQRMIIGSVKNHLTTNNHSPITVTPHSTEKKLIKGCIKDKITLQPIKGVKVSVIKGKATSEDEKAKAPIITVTNDTGDFYLECDYDDAILVVDAEGYAIARRALIFNKGEAVKYKEIELSPASIAKGGIRDRVTKAPVKAANVIMAMISPFEAEIKTVATDDSGSYEAERLPDGKKYIVIMAEGYNAETREFELASSEVRSGVDFELTKAGSISGYVVDKNGNPVNGAHIEIVYKDLLPSSPLKFNYWHTGTIETIYEGFFYVGNIQSWKRFVIEVTHNDYKPFKSPLLSLKPGEEAEGLKILLEGK from the coding sequence ATGTGCATCTATGACGATGATGGTGGTGTGGGGGATGATTTTATCCAGAGGATGAACTTTCCCGATTTAAGTGTTACATTACCAAATGACATGGGCAAGGGCGGGTGTAGCTCTTACGTCTACTCTGGATGGGAAACTCCTTCTTCGTGGCAAGACCCTGGTTATATGATTGTTAAATCTGAGCTCCGGCTTGGTGCCCGTGCAGCGCTTAAGAAAATTTGCGAAGGACCGGAGCCGGAACCCCAAAGGATGATCATCGGGAGTGTTAAAAATCACCTAACTACAAATAATCATTCTCCGATTACCGTTACACCTCATTCAACGGAGAAGAAGCTAATAAAAGGCTGCATAAAAGATAAGATCACCCTTCAGCCGATTAAAGGGGTCAAGGTTTCGGTTATAAAGGGAAAAGCGACCAGTGAGGATGAGAAAGCAAAAGCACCGATAATAACCGTTACCAATGACACCGGTGATTTCTACCTTGAGTGCGATTACGACGATGCTATCCTGGTGGTTGATGCTGAAGGGTACGCCATTGCTAGGAGGGCATTGATTTTCAATAAAGGGGAGGCGGTCAAGTATAAGGAAATTGAGCTTTCGCCAGCATCGATAGCAAAAGGAGGAATAAGGGATAGAGTTACTAAAGCTCCGGTTAAAGCCGCCAATGTTATAATGGCGATGATTTCTCCTTTTGAGGCTGAAATAAAGACAGTAGCTACCGATGATAGCGGATCATACGAGGCGGAGAGGTTGCCCGATGGAAAGAAGTATATAGTGATCATGGCCGAAGGCTATAACGCTGAGACAAGGGAGTTTGAGTTAGCGAGTAGCGAGGTTAGGTCCGGGGTTGACTTTGAGCTTACTAAGGCAGGGAGTATCTCCGGGTATGTGGTGGATAAAAACGGTAATCCGGTAAATGGGGCTCATATAGAGATTGTTTATAAGGATCTGCTTCCCTCTTCTCCGCTCAAGTTTAATTATTGGCACACCGGCACCATAGAGACAATATATGAAGGGTTTTTCTATGTGGGTAACATCCAGTCGTGGAAGAGATTTGTGATTGAGGTGACGCACAATGATTATAAACCGTTTAAATCTCCACTCCTAAGTCTTAAGCCCGGAGAGGAGGCAGAAGGGTTAAAGATCTTATTGGAGGGTAAGTGA
- the hutU gene encoding urocanate hydratase: protein MTRTVKAPRGTKLSCKGWGQEAAMRMLMNNLDPEVAEKPDELIVYGGTGKAARNWECFDKIVETLKELENDETLLVQSGKPVGVFKTHPDAPRVLISNAMLVPAWATWEKFWELERAGLIMYGQMTAGSWIYIGTQGILQGTYETLAACAKKHFGTSLKGKLVVTAGLGGMGGAQPLAVTMNEGVALVAEVDPERIKRRLDTGYLDVMTDDLDEAIKLALEAKKKKEAKSIGLLMNAADFLPELVRRDIIPDVLTDQTSAHDILNGYVPHGMEYKEALELRRKNPEEYKKRALSSIAVHMEAMLELKKRGAVAFDYGNNIRGQAIKAGIKDAFDIPGFVPEYIRPLFCEGRGPFRWVALSGDPNDIRVTDDLVLELFPENEILCRWIRLARERVKFQGLPSRVCWLGYGERALFGTRMNDLVAKGKISAPIVIGRDHLDTGSVASPNRETEGMRDGSDAIADWPILNALLNAVAGATWISVHHGGGVGIGYSIHAGMVIVAEGTKNAEERLQRVLTTDPGSGIVRHADAGYPEAIKTAKEKGVKIPFLK from the coding sequence ATGACGAGGACGGTGAAAGCGCCAAGGGGAACAAAGCTCTCCTGTAAGGGCTGGGGCCAGGAGGCGGCGATGCGGATGTTGATGAACAACCTTGATCCTGAGGTGGCGGAGAAGCCCGATGAACTCATCGTATATGGTGGTACGGGGAAGGCGGCTCGAAACTGGGAATGCTTCGACAAGATCGTGGAGACATTGAAGGAGCTGGAGAACGACGAGACCCTCCTTGTCCAGTCGGGAAAGCCGGTGGGTGTTTTCAAGACCCATCCTGATGCCCCTCGGGTGTTGATATCCAACGCGATGCTGGTCCCTGCCTGGGCTACCTGGGAGAAGTTTTGGGAACTGGAACGGGCAGGGCTCATAATGTATGGCCAGATGACCGCTGGTAGTTGGATCTACATCGGCACCCAGGGAATCCTTCAAGGTACCTATGAGACCCTCGCTGCCTGTGCCAAGAAACATTTCGGCACCAGCCTGAAGGGGAAGCTGGTGGTCACTGCCGGCTTGGGAGGTATGGGCGGAGCCCAGCCCCTTGCCGTTACGATGAACGAGGGGGTGGCTTTGGTGGCTGAGGTGGACCCGGAGAGGATAAAAAGGAGGCTCGATACCGGTTATCTCGATGTTATGACCGATGATCTCGACGAGGCGATTAAGCTTGCCCTCGAGGCGAAGAAGAAGAAGGAGGCAAAATCGATAGGACTTCTTATGAACGCCGCCGACTTCCTCCCGGAGCTCGTCCGCAGGGATATCATACCCGATGTCCTCACCGACCAGACATCCGCCCACGATATCCTAAACGGCTATGTCCCTCACGGGATGGAATATAAGGAGGCGCTTGAACTCAGGAGAAAAAACCCCGAAGAGTACAAGAAGCGAGCGCTTTCCTCCATCGCCGTTCATATGGAGGCGATGCTCGAGCTGAAGAAGCGGGGCGCGGTCGCCTTCGATTATGGGAACAACATCAGAGGGCAGGCGATAAAGGCTGGGATCAAGGATGCCTTCGACATACCGGGCTTTGTCCCCGAATATATCAGACCCCTCTTTTGTGAAGGACGTGGTCCCTTCCGCTGGGTAGCCCTTTCCGGTGATCCCAACGACATTCGGGTGACCGATGATCTGGTTCTTGAGCTCTTCCCGGAGAACGAGATCCTCTGTCGTTGGATAAGGCTTGCCCGGGAACGGGTAAAGTTCCAGGGACTTCCCAGCCGTGTCTGCTGGCTGGGCTATGGGGAGAGGGCGCTTTTCGGCACCAGGATGAACGATCTGGTGGCAAAGGGCAAGATATCGGCGCCGATAGTGATAGGGCGTGACCATCTCGATACTGGCTCAGTCGCCTCGCCCAACCGGGAGACCGAGGGGATGAGGGATGGCTCCGATGCGATTGCCGATTGGCCCATCTTGAACGCCCTTCTCAATGCGGTGGCTGGTGCTACCTGGATCTCGGTGCATCATGGAGGTGGAGTGGGTATCGGTTACTCCATCCATGCGGGTATGGTCATCGTTGCCGAGGGGACGAAGAACGCTGAGGAGAGGCTCCAGAGGGTGCTCACTACCGATCCAGGGAGCGGTATCGTCCGCCATGCCGATGCTGGATATCCTGAGGCGATCAAAACCGCTAAAGAAAAGGGAGTGAAGATACCATTCCTCAAATGA
- a CDS encoding adenylosuccinate synthase encodes MPNIILVGMQWGDEGKGKVVDYLMDHFDIAVRYQGGHNAGHTVYFKGKKLVFHLIPSGIIRRGKLAIIGNGVVVDPSALISEIEDLRKAGVEVNENLKVSDRAHLILPYHLSIEEGLETLLGKGRIGTTKRGIGPCYQHKMARIGLRIGDLLHPDYLKEKIERNLAILNPLIKEVYHLKPMELDAIYRSYCRYGELLSPYITDTSLVINEALSAGKSVLFEGAQGTMLDVDHGTYPFVTSSNAFAGGACTGAGVSPTWIDGVMGVTKCYTTRVGEGPFPTELPGKEGERMREEGGEFGATTGRPRRCGWFDAVLASYAKRINRLDTMAVTKLDVLDGFSEIKVCTAYRYKGRVIKEFPAEPFILAECEPIYKTLPGWQEKTKGITNYEELPKRARDYLTYLSDLLELDISLISTGAAREEMIARRESVLSGWLSE; translated from the coding sequence ATGCCCAATATTATACTGGTAGGAATGCAATGGGGCGATGAGGGGAAAGGCAAGGTAGTGGACTACCTTATGGACCACTTCGACATCGCTGTCCGCTATCAGGGAGGACACAACGCGGGACATACCGTCTATTTTAAGGGGAAAAAACTGGTATTCCACCTCATCCCCTCGGGGATAATAAGAAGGGGGAAACTCGCCATCATCGGAAACGGGGTGGTGGTCGACCCTTCTGCCCTCATTAGCGAGATAGAAGACCTGAGAAAAGCTGGTGTCGAAGTCAACGAAAACCTTAAGGTAAGCGATCGAGCCCATCTCATCCTTCCCTATCATCTATCCATAGAGGAGGGGCTGGAAACCCTTTTAGGCAAAGGACGAATAGGAACCACGAAACGGGGAATCGGTCCCTGTTATCAGCACAAGATGGCGAGGATCGGGCTCAGGATAGGCGATCTCCTCCACCCGGATTACCTAAAGGAGAAGATCGAAAGGAACCTTGCCATTCTCAACCCGCTTATAAAGGAAGTATACCACCTAAAGCCGATGGAGCTGGATGCTATCTATCGAAGCTATTGCCGTTATGGCGAGCTTCTATCCCCTTACATAACCGATACCTCCTTGGTAATAAACGAGGCGTTATCTGCGGGGAAATCGGTGCTATTCGAGGGGGCGCAGGGAACGATGCTCGATGTCGACCACGGGACTTATCCCTTCGTCACCTCCTCAAACGCCTTTGCCGGAGGTGCCTGTACCGGTGCTGGGGTCTCTCCTACCTGGATCGATGGCGTGATGGGGGTGACCAAATGCTATACCACCCGGGTAGGTGAGGGACCGTTTCCCACCGAGCTTCCCGGAAAGGAAGGGGAAAGAATGCGGGAAGAGGGTGGTGAATTCGGGGCTACCACGGGCCGTCCAAGGCGATGTGGTTGGTTCGATGCGGTGCTCGCCTCCTATGCCAAAAGGATCAATCGTCTCGACACGATGGCGGTCACCAAACTCGATGTCCTCGATGGCTTCTCCGAGATCAAGGTCTGCACCGCTTACCGCTACAAGGGGAGAGTCATCAAGGAATTTCCCGCAGAACCTTTCATCCTCGCCGAATGCGAACCGATATACAAGACGCTTCCTGGTTGGCAAGAAAAGACCAAGGGGATAACCAACTACGAGGAGCTCCCGAAACGGGCAAGGGATTATCTCACCTACCTCTCCGACCTTCTCGAGCTCGATATATCGCTCATCTCGACCGGCGCCGCCCGGGAGGAGATGATCGCCCGGCGAGAATCGGTACTTTCCGGATGGCTCTCAGAATAA